In Paenibacillus ihbetae, the following are encoded in one genomic region:
- a CDS encoding PTS mannitol transporter subunit IICB, with protein MSTETKANASGGGIRVRIQQLGRLLSGMVMPNIGAFIAWGLITALFIPTGWFPNETLGKLVGPMISYLLPLLIGYTGGQMVHDKRGAVIGAVATVGVIVGSDIPMFLGAMIVGPLAAWVLKQFDKLIDGKIKSGFEMLVNNFSLGIIGGVLTLIAYTGIGPLIQGVTKALSAGVDVLVNANLLPLVNIIIEPAKILFLNNAINHGILSPIATEESARIGQSVLYMLESNPGPGLGILLAYWLVGRGSAKASAPGAVVIHFLGGIHEIYFPYILMKPVLILAAIAGGVVGTFTFQLFGAGLVGPASPGSIFAYFAMAPKGGLLAVLSGVITATIASFLVAAVLLKTGKKGEEEPNLEEASAKMKAMKTGGMNDQVAPAAAAVANADKANINKIVFACDAGMGSSAMGASVLRKKLQQAGVNITVVNSAVSEIPDDADIVITQKTLTERAIAKNPNAEHISIDNFLKSPRYDELVERLKD; from the coding sequence ATGTCCACTGAGACGAAGGCCAACGCATCCGGCGGAGGCATCCGCGTCAGAATTCAACAGCTCGGCCGTCTCCTGAGCGGTATGGTCATGCCGAACATTGGCGCATTTATCGCTTGGGGCCTGATTACGGCCTTATTCATCCCGACCGGCTGGTTCCCGAACGAAACGCTCGGCAAGCTGGTCGGTCCAATGATCAGCTACTTGCTGCCGCTCTTGATCGGTTATACCGGCGGGCAGATGGTGCACGACAAGCGGGGTGCCGTCATCGGTGCAGTCGCTACAGTCGGGGTCATTGTCGGCTCGGACATTCCGATGTTCCTCGGAGCCATGATCGTCGGACCGCTCGCAGCCTGGGTGCTGAAGCAATTCGACAAGCTGATCGACGGCAAGATCAAATCCGGCTTCGAAATGCTGGTTAACAACTTCTCGCTCGGTATCATTGGCGGCGTGCTCACTCTGATCGCCTATACCGGCATCGGACCGTTGATTCAGGGGGTTACCAAGGCGCTGTCCGCCGGCGTCGACGTGCTGGTCAATGCCAATTTGCTGCCGCTGGTCAACATTATTATTGAACCGGCGAAAATCCTGTTCCTCAACAATGCGATCAACCACGGGATTTTGAGCCCGATTGCAACCGAGGAATCGGCCCGGATTGGCCAGTCCGTCCTGTATATGCTCGAATCGAATCCCGGCCCGGGCCTCGGCATCCTGCTGGCTTACTGGCTTGTAGGACGCGGATCCGCGAAGGCTTCCGCACCGGGCGCGGTTGTTATTCACTTCCTGGGCGGGATTCATGAGATTTATTTCCCGTACATTCTGATGAAGCCGGTACTGATTCTCGCTGCCATCGCGGGCGGCGTTGTCGGAACGTTCACCTTCCAGCTGTTTGGTGCTGGACTTGTAGGCCCGGCATCGCCGGGAAGCATCTTTGCTTACTTTGCCATGGCGCCTAAGGGCGGGCTGCTGGCCGTCCTGTCCGGTGTCATCACGGCGACGATCGCATCCTTCCTCGTTGCGGCAGTGCTGCTGAAAACGGGTAAGAAGGGTGAAGAAGAGCCGAACCTGGAAGAAGCGTCTGCAAAAATGAAGGCAATGAAGACAGGCGGCATGAACGACCAAGTTGCTCCTGCCGCAGCTGCTGTCGCTAATGCGGATAAAGCGAATATCAACAAAATCGTATTCGCATGCGACGCAGGCATGGGCTCGAGCGCGATGGGGGCTTCCGTCCTCCGGAAGAAGCTGCAGCAGGCCGGCGTGAACATTACCGTCGTGAACTCCGCGGTCAGCGAAATTCCGGACGATGCGGATATCGTCATCACGCAGAAGACGTTGACGGAACGGGCCATCGCCAAAAATCCGAATGCGGAGCATATCTCGATCGACAACTTCCTGAAGAGCCCGAGATACGATGAGCTTGTGGAACGTCTGAAAGATTAA
- a CDS encoding BglG family transcription antiterminator, translated as MDLEPITARQRQLLLLLLDRPEGMTAAEIASEIGVSVRTVHRELEAIEEHLQSAEVLLHKKSGTGIRLESRAPGAEASLKARLIAGKPADYSGEERKILLLCALLEAEEPIKLFALAHSLKVTVPTISNDLDEVEPWMKRFGLSLIRRRGYGVEIEGTESGKRWAICRLADEHVDYSDLVGDGYEDYSHPAIARLLSMIDKPVLLDVERALWDMGWSWTESLTEEAYTRMLIALSVALSRIRQGRPIESIRPEDAGSAKAMLADARSFAVRLEETLNLKLTDAEMVYIAKLFDDAGEMSEIMELAHSDVEMVEIAHRLTEAVAKRTGVDFQEDRTLRAGLVEHLGAAMKRLREGARIRNPLLSPIRKDYEELFGIVRQAVDEIRNGLDVPDEEIGFLVMHFGASIERLNQPEQPVRAILVCSSGLSSSRLLGTRLRKEMPQIEVLGNASWYEAARMPEEQYDLIISTIDLPLPKDKYIRLSPLLTAEDKERLLQFIQRAAAKPAGGSGGAAAAHQDERKAASFERLRMQAALMNEIVALLDGFHVYRLDNAPEDLEGTLTDALSRMHGLGAVHDPGSVVNRLLERERMGTQLIPETTLALFHTRSRQVARPSITLFRLAEPVPLDGGAEADVILLMLAPKQLPKESLEVLSEISAMLLGSELIELMQRGGEEEIRSFLAEELQHFSNHRP; from the coding sequence ATGGATCTGGAACCTATAACTGCCCGGCAGCGCCAGCTGCTTCTGCTCTTGCTCGACAGACCGGAGGGCATGACGGCTGCAGAGATCGCGTCTGAGATCGGGGTCAGCGTCAGAACGGTCCATCGAGAGCTGGAAGCTATTGAGGAGCATCTACAGAGTGCGGAGGTTCTGCTTCACAAAAAGTCGGGGACGGGCATCCGGCTGGAGAGCAGGGCGCCAGGAGCCGAAGCAAGCCTTAAGGCTCGGCTGATCGCAGGCAAGCCTGCCGACTATTCCGGGGAAGAACGGAAAATCCTTCTGCTGTGTGCGCTGCTGGAAGCCGAGGAGCCGATTAAGCTGTTTGCCCTGGCCCACAGCTTGAAGGTCACGGTTCCGACCATCAGCAATGATCTGGATGAGGTCGAGCCGTGGATGAAGCGGTTCGGACTGTCGCTGATCCGGCGCAGGGGTTATGGCGTCGAGATCGAAGGGACGGAGAGCGGCAAGCGGTGGGCGATCTGCAGGCTGGCCGATGAGCATGTGGATTATTCCGATCTCGTCGGAGACGGCTATGAAGACTACAGTCATCCCGCCATCGCCCGCCTGCTGTCCATGATCGACAAGCCTGTCCTTTTGGACGTTGAAAGAGCCCTGTGGGATATGGGCTGGAGCTGGACGGAGAGTTTGACCGAAGAGGCTTATACACGGATGCTGATCGCTTTGTCGGTCGCCCTAAGCCGAATACGGCAGGGGCGGCCGATTGAATCCATCCGGCCCGAGGATGCAGGAAGCGCAAAGGCTATGCTGGCCGACGCGAGGAGCTTTGCCGTCCGGCTGGAGGAGACGCTGAACCTGAAGCTCACGGATGCCGAGATGGTTTATATCGCAAAATTGTTTGACGATGCCGGCGAAATGTCGGAGATTATGGAGCTCGCCCATTCCGATGTGGAAATGGTAGAGATCGCGCACCGATTGACCGAGGCGGTGGCGAAGCGGACAGGGGTGGATTTTCAGGAGGACCGGACGCTTCGGGCCGGGTTGGTAGAGCATTTGGGTGCCGCGATGAAACGGCTCCGGGAAGGCGCCCGCATCCGCAATCCGCTGCTTAGTCCGATCCGCAAGGATTACGAGGAGCTGTTTGGCATCGTCCGGCAGGCCGTGGACGAAATCCGAAACGGACTGGATGTGCCTGATGAAGAGATCGGCTTCCTCGTCATGCATTTCGGCGCGTCGATCGAACGGCTGAACCAGCCGGAGCAGCCGGTGAGGGCGATTCTTGTCTGCTCGAGCGGGCTCAGCTCATCCAGGCTTCTTGGAACCCGGCTGCGCAAGGAAATGCCTCAGATTGAGGTTCTCGGCAACGCGTCATGGTATGAAGCGGCCCGGATGCCGGAGGAGCAGTATGATCTGATTATTTCCACGATAGATCTGCCGCTGCCAAAAGATAAATACATCCGGCTCAGCCCACTGCTTACCGCAGAAGATAAGGAGCGCCTGCTTCAATTCATCCAGCGCGCGGCGGCAAAGCCGGCAGGCGGCAGCGGAGGCGCTGCTGCCGCACATCAAGATGAACGCAAGGCCGCATCCTTCGAGCGATTGCGAATGCAGGCCGCGCTCATGAACGAAATCGTGGCGCTGCTAGACGGCTTCCATGTATACCGCCTGGACAATGCTCCAGAGGATCTTGAAGGTACGCTGACGGACGCGTTGTCGCGCATGCATGGGCTGGGGGCGGTGCATGATCCTGGGAGCGTGGTGAACCGCCTGCTTGAGCGGGAGCGGATGGGCACGCAGCTCATCCCGGAGACGACGCTTGCGCTGTTCCATACCCGCAGCCGGCAGGTTGCGAGACCTTCGATCACGCTCTTCCGTTTGGCTGAGCCCGTACCGCTCGATGGGGGGGCGGAAGCCGACGTCATCCTGCTGATGCTCGCCCCGAAGCAGCTTCCGAAGGAGAGTCTGGAGGTGCTGAGCGAGATTAGCGCGATGCTGCTCGGATCCGAGCTGATCGAGCTGATGCAGCGGGGCGGCGAGGAAGAGATCCGCTCCTTCTTGGCGGAAGAGCTGCAGCATTTTTCTAATCATAGACCGTAG
- a CDS encoding PTS sugar transporter subunit IIA, producing the protein MTNILSKEKVILNAQASSKSEAIRMAGNLLVKAGHVSEDYVDKMLEREEIASTYMGGGLAIPHGTKEAKGMVASTGLSIVRFPEGVDFGGDEPAFIVIGIAAAGGDHMEILTNVAMIFTDDESIEKVMNASTEEEILAIFEGGMGA; encoded by the coding sequence ATGACCAACATACTGTCGAAGGAAAAAGTGATTTTGAACGCTCAGGCAAGCAGCAAGAGCGAAGCGATTCGCATGGCAGGCAACCTGCTCGTGAAGGCGGGCCATGTGTCGGAGGATTATGTGGACAAAATGCTGGAGCGCGAAGAGATCGCCTCCACGTACATGGGCGGCGGCCTCGCCATTCCGCATGGCACGAAGGAAGCCAAGGGCATGGTCGCTTCGACGGGCTTGTCCATCGTTCGCTTCCCGGAGGGCGTTGATTTCGGCGGCGACGAGCCGGCCTTCATCGTTATTGGCATTGCGGCTGCCGGCGGCGACCATATGGAGATTTTGACGAATGTGGCGATGATTTTCACCGATGACGAGAGCATTGAGAAGGTTATGAACGCTTCGACGGAGGAGGAGATCCTCGCCATCTTCGAAGGAGGAATGGGCGCATGA
- a CDS encoding mannitol-1-phosphate 5-dehydrogenase, whose translation MKAVHFGAGNIGRGFIGLLLSQAGYEVCFVDVNEELVSELKARGEYPVTLASEGQETTVVKGITALNSATEPEAAARAVAEADLVTTAVGVNILKFIAPTIAEGLKLRLQGDAAPLHIIACENAIGGSTQLKEHVYGLLDEETRRKADSSIAFPDAAVDRIVPLQQHEDRLKVVVEPFYEWAVDRSQMLDGFKPVEGVHYVDRLEPYIERKLFTVNTGHCSAAYIGFLKGYETIQDAMKDDEVAGHVRAVLDETGAALTHKHGFNPAEHQAYIATILDRFRNPALTDEVVRVGRSPIRKLSPGDRLVSPAMLAFESGLAYKSLAKSMAAALLFDVPEDPESAELQRSVREIGPSDTASEYTGIAGEHPIMGELMEQYEALKAELESRS comes from the coding sequence ATGAAGGCAGTCCATTTCGGAGCAGGGAACATCGGGCGCGGGTTTATCGGACTTCTCCTGTCCCAAGCCGGCTACGAGGTTTGTTTCGTCGATGTAAACGAAGAGCTTGTATCTGAGCTTAAAGCACGCGGGGAATATCCGGTTACGCTCGCCAGCGAAGGTCAGGAAACGACCGTGGTTAAGGGCATCACCGCGCTGAACAGCGCCACGGAGCCCGAGGCGGCTGCGCGGGCAGTCGCGGAAGCCGATCTTGTGACAACGGCGGTAGGCGTCAATATTTTGAAGTTTATCGCGCCGACGATTGCGGAAGGACTGAAGCTTCGGCTGCAAGGGGACGCTGCTCCGCTGCATATTATCGCATGCGAGAATGCCATCGGCGGCAGCACCCAGCTGAAAGAGCATGTTTACGGCCTGTTGGATGAAGAGACGAGACGGAAGGCGGATTCCAGCATCGCGTTCCCGGATGCGGCGGTTGACCGGATCGTGCCGCTCCAGCAGCATGAGGACCGGCTCAAGGTGGTTGTGGAGCCGTTCTACGAGTGGGCGGTGGACCGTTCGCAGATGTTGGATGGCTTCAAGCCGGTTGAGGGCGTGCATTATGTGGACCGGCTGGAGCCGTATATTGAACGCAAGCTGTTCACGGTAAATACCGGACATTGCTCCGCTGCCTACATCGGTTTCCTGAAAGGGTATGAGACGATTCAGGATGCGATGAAGGACGATGAGGTGGCGGGACATGTCCGCGCCGTTCTGGATGAGACCGGCGCGGCGCTGACTCACAAGCACGGCTTCAACCCGGCGGAGCATCAGGCTTACATTGCGACCATTCTGGACCGTTTCCGCAACCCGGCTCTTACCGATGAGGTGGTGCGCGTAGGTCGGTCCCCGATCCGGAAGCTGTCGCCCGGCGATCGTCTTGTGTCCCCGGCCATGCTGGCCTTCGAAAGCGGACTGGCATACAAGAGCTTGGCCAAATCGATGGCGGCCGCGCTGCTGTTCGACGTGCCCGAGGACCCGGAAAGCGCCGAGCTGCAGCGTTCCGTTCGCGAGATCGGACCAAGCGATACGGCGTCCGAGTATACGGGCATTGCGGGCGAGCATCCGATTATGGGCGAGCTGATGGAGCAATATGAGGCGCTGAAGGCCGAGCTGGAAAGTCGCTCTTGA
- a CDS encoding helix-turn-helix domain-containing protein, producing MPAIKGQKFKKYSYETKMEAIHLHLVEGWTYRRIMEKLGMTDRHRLKDWMKKYKEFGEFGLIDHRGRRDEYVDQDRQMSRLKRENEMLKKCLEIWMQEMKRKDILASRKPRKSIQ from the coding sequence ATGCCAGCAATTAAAGGTCAGAAGTTTAAGAAGTATTCCTACGAGACAAAGATGGAGGCGATACATCTTCACTTGGTGGAAGGCTGGACTTATCGCAGAATCATGGAGAAGCTTGGGATGACAGACAGACATCGTCTCAAAGACTGGATGAAGAAGTACAAGGAATTCGGCGAGTTTGGACTCATCGATCATCGTGGAAGACGAGACGAATATGTTGACCAAGACAGACAAATGAGCCGGCTGAAACGAGAAAATGAAATGTTAAAAAAGTGCTTGGAAATCTGGATGCAGGAGATGAAACGGAAAGATATATTAGCGTCGAGAAAGCCGCGAAAGAGTATTCAGTGA
- a CDS encoding IS3 family transposase yields MSALCKIFGVSRSGYYAYLKRKGQDRDQMDKALVQKVYDQYNGVYGYRQIQLFLLQEHGVWMNHKKVLRLMQALGIRSRIRRKHRCNYVSSTEGRVAKNLLKRDFKADRANQKWVTDVTQFRVGESWIYLSAVKDLFNNEIVAYHMSQRNDNLLVLQTFENAFNKTKNVTGLIVHSDQGFQYTSYAYHDMLPKVGAQISMSRRGNCYDNASMESFFSHLKTEGLYPYDIRNMDEAQRRIEAYIHFYNQHRPQRKLNKLPPVEFRKQFVA; encoded by the coding sequence GTGAGCGCTCTTTGTAAGATTTTTGGCGTCTCTAGAAGTGGCTACTATGCTTATCTCAAACGCAAAGGTCAAGATCGGGATCAAATGGACAAGGCACTTGTACAGAAGGTTTACGACCAATACAACGGAGTGTATGGCTACCGTCAGATCCAGTTGTTCTTGCTGCAGGAGCACGGGGTCTGGATGAATCATAAGAAAGTGCTGCGGCTGATGCAAGCACTTGGAATCCGTTCACGAATTCGGCGTAAACATCGATGTAATTACGTTTCTTCAACCGAAGGACGTGTTGCCAAAAACCTGCTAAAGCGCGACTTTAAAGCAGATAGAGCTAACCAAAAATGGGTTACGGACGTCACTCAATTCCGTGTAGGTGAGTCGTGGATCTACCTCTCTGCCGTAAAAGACCTATTTAATAATGAGATTGTAGCCTATCACATGAGTCAGAGAAACGACAATCTGCTGGTGTTGCAGACCTTTGAGAATGCCTTTAACAAGACAAAAAACGTGACTGGACTGATCGTTCACAGCGATCAGGGATTCCAGTACACGTCCTATGCCTACCACGACATGCTGCCAAAGGTTGGCGCCCAAATCAGCATGTCTCGCCGAGGAAATTGTTATGACAATGCCTCGATGGAGAGCTTCTTCTCGCATCTCAAAACGGAAGGGCTCTATCCTTATGATATCCGAAATATGGACGAGGCACAAAGGCGAATTGAAGCCTATATCCATTTTTACAACCAACATCGACCACAACGAAAACTCAATAAACTGCCTCCGGTAGAGTTCCGGAAGCAGTTTGTAGCCTAG
- a CDS encoding MFS transporter, with protein MALSQQLSSGNSSIKQPFPVSILSLTVGAFAIGMTEFVIMGILPNVAADLNVSIAMAGQLITMYALGVAVGAPILTILTHKIPQKKLLLLLMGLFIFGNGISVFAPNYAVLMGARMLTALTHGTFFGVGAVIASGLVHPDKRAGAVSIMMAGLTIANIIGVPLGTFIGQQMGWRASFGAIAIMGVLALVGILLFIPQIRQEQSSSVIQQVKELLKPKLTLFLLIGALGNAGLFAVFTYIASLLIEITGYAEASVTWILILFGCGVTLGNIVGGKLADWKLMPSILSIYFATAVILAILTFTIHQPILAVATIVLWGAASFAVMPGLQIRVMNLAQGAPALASTSSHSAGNLGNAAGAFIGGLVITHLSLNALPWVGAILVGIAFLLGLACYISERKAGDAAVKA; from the coding sequence ATGGCATTATCCCAGCAGCTTAGCAGCGGCAATTCATCCATTAAGCAGCCGTTTCCCGTGTCCATTCTATCGCTTACGGTCGGCGCATTTGCGATCGGCATGACGGAGTTCGTCATCATGGGAATTCTTCCGAATGTCGCCGCAGATCTTAACGTCAGCATCGCGATGGCTGGCCAGCTGATCACGATGTACGCTTTGGGGGTTGCGGTCGGTGCTCCCATCCTGACGATTCTTACGCATAAAATTCCGCAGAAGAAGCTCCTTCTTCTGCTTATGGGGCTCTTCATATTCGGCAACGGAATTTCCGTGTTCGCGCCGAATTATGCCGTTCTCATGGGCGCCCGCATGCTGACGGCGTTAACGCACGGCACCTTCTTCGGGGTCGGCGCGGTGATCGCCTCCGGCCTCGTACACCCGGATAAACGAGCCGGCGCCGTCTCCATTATGATGGCCGGCTTGACGATCGCTAATATTATCGGCGTCCCGCTCGGTACCTTCATCGGTCAACAGATGGGCTGGCGCGCCTCCTTCGGCGCAATTGCCATCATGGGTGTGCTTGCGCTGGTCGGCATTCTCCTCTTCATTCCGCAGATTCGCCAGGAGCAGTCTTCAAGCGTGATCCAGCAGGTGAAGGAGCTGCTCAAGCCCAAGCTGACGCTGTTTCTGCTCATTGGCGCGCTCGGCAATGCCGGCTTGTTCGCAGTGTTTACCTACATCGCATCCCTGCTGATCGAAATTACGGGGTACGCCGAGGCGAGCGTCACATGGATTCTCATTCTGTTCGGCTGCGGCGTTACGCTGGGCAATATCGTTGGCGGGAAGCTGGCCGATTGGAAGCTGATGCCGTCGATCCTGAGCATCTATTTCGCGACCGCCGTCATTCTGGCGATCCTGACGTTCACCATTCACCAGCCGATATTGGCTGTGGCAACCATCGTCCTGTGGGGGGCGGCCTCGTTCGCCGTCATGCCCGGCCTGCAAATCCGGGTAATGAACTTGGCGCAGGGAGCGCCAGCCCTCGCCTCAACCTCCTCCCATTCCGCCGGTAACTTGGGGAATGCGGCCGGGGCTTTCATCGGCGGGCTTGTCATTACGCATCTAAGCCTGAACGCCCTGCCTTGGGTCGGGGCGATTCTGGTAGGAATCGCCTTCTTGCTGGGCCTCGCCTGCTATATCTCCGAGCGCAAGGCCGGGGATGCAGCCGTGAAGGCATGA
- a CDS encoding collagen-like protein: protein MAFLPPQGPPGSPGLPGLPGLPGQPGPPGPPGLLGPPGLQGMQQGPTSPPPQFIPQNPAATSVTGTGPSTFAVDPGAIRGCLFRFTFIWPRRGRGFWFFPTFVGRTSVAGFRWTGSTWVFSGFDLRTIESFTCYY from the coding sequence ATGGCATTTTTGCCGCCGCAAGGACCACCAGGTTCGCCAGGTCTGCCGGGTCTGCCAGGTCTACCAGGACAGCCAGGACCTCCTGGGCCGCCAGGACTGTTGGGGCCACCGGGACTGCAAGGAATGCAGCAAGGACCGACATCTCCTCCGCCCCAGTTCATTCCCCAGAATCCTGCCGCGACTTCCGTCACCGGAACCGGCCCTTCAACCTTTGCGGTTGATCCCGGTGCCATTCGGGGCTGTCTGTTTCGGTTCACGTTTATATGGCCAAGGCGCGGAAGGGGCTTTTGGTTCTTCCCGACGTTCGTAGGACGTACCTCCGTAGCAGGCTTCCGGTGGACCGGAAGCACCTGGGTATTCTCGGGCTTTGATTTAAGAACGATCGAGTCCTTTACTTGCTATTACTAA
- a CDS encoding ArsR/SmtB family transcription factor, whose translation MKQAIFSALAEPSRFAIVELLLGGPMTVGDIAERLQIRQPQASKHLKVLLEAGLVEVKAEANRRNYMLRSEPFQELDAWLNDYRRIWNERFDNLDAYLKKLQSGEKKDP comes from the coding sequence ATGAAGCAAGCGATATTTAGTGCATTGGCAGAACCGAGCCGCTTCGCGATTGTAGAGCTGCTGCTGGGAGGGCCTATGACGGTGGGCGATATTGCCGAACGTCTGCAGATTCGCCAGCCTCAGGCTTCGAAGCACTTGAAGGTGCTGCTGGAAGCCGGATTGGTGGAGGTCAAGGCGGAGGCGAACCGGCGAAACTACATGCTCCGCTCGGAGCCCTTTCAGGAGCTGGATGCATGGCTGAATGATTACCGCAGAATATGGAATGAACGTTTTGACAACCTGGACGCATATTTGAAGAAATTGCAATCGGGTGAGAAGAAGGACCCGTAA
- a CDS encoding SRPBCC domain-containing protein: MTSKMITRVEGPVIVLERVFDAPPELVFEVFSDGEHLKQWWGPRGWETTVSKMDFRPGGSWHYCMKCMDKNQGDFYGMESWGKSVYHEIDEPSKIVYTDYFSDAEGNTSEELPASTTTMSFEEFDGKTKLVSRTVYESADELKKVLEMGMEEGITQTWDRLEEYLLAKK; this comes from the coding sequence ATGACAAGCAAAATGATTACCCGGGTGGAAGGACCTGTAATTGTGTTGGAGCGCGTATTCGATGCGCCGCCGGAGCTCGTATTCGAGGTGTTCTCGGACGGGGAGCATCTGAAGCAGTGGTGGGGTCCGCGCGGATGGGAGACAACCGTGTCGAAAATGGATTTTCGCCCCGGCGGTTCATGGCATTATTGCATGAAGTGCATGGATAAGAACCAGGGGGACTTCTACGGCATGGAATCATGGGGGAAATCGGTCTACCATGAGATTGATGAGCCATCTAAAATCGTTTACACCGATTATTTCTCCGATGCCGAGGGCAATACTTCCGAGGAACTTCCAGCATCGACTACAACAATGTCGTTCGAGGAGTTCGATGGAAAGACGAAGCTGGTCTCCCGGACCGTATATGAATCCGCAGATGAGCTTAAGAAGGTGCTTGAAATGGGCATGGAGGAAGGCATTACGCAAACTTGGGACCGCCTCGAGGAATACTTGCTTGCCAAGAAATAA
- a CDS encoding LLM class flavin-dependent oxidoreductase — protein sequence MEIGVSSFVETVPDVHTGELISHAQRLREVVEEIVLADRVGLDVYGVGEHHRQDYAASSPAVVLAAAASRTKWIRLTSAVTVLSSADPVRVFQDFATLDAISNGRAEIMAGRGSFIESFPLFGYDLHDYDELFEEKLELLLKIRESERVTWEGRHRPAIHNLGVYPRPVQNPLPVWIGSGGNSESVVRAGLLGLPLVLAIIGGSPLQFAPLVKLYKEAAAHAGHDVSRLPVASHSHGFIAEDTELAADKFFPSTQAAMNVLGRERGWGYYDRARFDAARSFEGALYVGDPETVAQKIIHLRKHVGITRFMLHVPVGSMPHEEVMRAIELLGTEVAPRVRSEIDRWEAAGEPAE from the coding sequence ATGGAAATCGGAGTTAGCTCGTTTGTTGAAACCGTGCCGGACGTTCACACCGGAGAACTGATCAGCCACGCGCAAAGGCTGCGCGAGGTCGTGGAGGAAATTGTGCTGGCCGACCGAGTCGGCCTGGATGTATACGGGGTAGGCGAGCATCATCGCCAAGATTATGCGGCCTCGTCCCCCGCGGTCGTGCTTGCGGCGGCAGCGTCCCGGACCAAGTGGATTCGCCTGACAAGCGCGGTGACGGTATTGTCATCGGCGGACCCGGTACGGGTATTCCAGGACTTCGCCACGCTGGACGCGATCTCGAACGGGCGCGCGGAAATCATGGCCGGACGGGGCTCGTTCATCGAATCCTTTCCTTTGTTCGGCTATGATCTTCACGATTACGATGAGCTGTTTGAAGAGAAACTGGAGCTGCTGTTAAAAATTCGGGAGTCGGAGCGGGTGACCTGGGAGGGCCGGCACCGTCCGGCCATTCATAATCTGGGCGTATATCCGCGTCCCGTGCAGAACCCCCTGCCCGTATGGATCGGCAGCGGCGGCAACTCCGAATCCGTCGTCCGCGCCGGCCTGCTCGGCCTGCCGCTCGTACTGGCGATCATTGGCGGGAGCCCGCTGCAGTTCGCTCCGCTCGTGAAGCTGTATAAAGAAGCGGCCGCCCACGCAGGACATGATGTATCGAGGCTTCCGGTCGCCTCACATTCCCATGGATTTATTGCGGAGGATACGGAGCTTGCCGCGGACAAATTCTTCCCCTCCACCCAGGCGGCCATGAACGTGCTCGGCCGGGAGCGGGGCTGGGGTTACTATGATCGCGCCCGCTTCGATGCCGCACGCAGCTTCGAGGGAGCCCTCTATGTAGGCGATCCGGAGACGGTCGCCCAGAAGATCATCCATCTTCGCAAGCATGTGGGCATTACCCGGTTCATGCTGCACGTGCCGGTCGGCTCGATGCCGCATGAAGAGGTCATGAGGGCGATCGAGCTGCTTGGCACCGAGGTTGCGCCTCGGGTGCGCTCCGAGATCGACCGGTGGGAAGCGGCCGGCGAGCCGGCGGAGTAA
- a CDS encoding TetR/AcrR family transcriptional regulator, whose product MSRDQHTSSDDKLLQAAIDLISRKGYNGVTTQEIASAAGLSEKTLFRKFGSKRNLLETAFERYHYGREMTKLFEEKLTGELTADLILISRTYHDLMIRNRKLITISIKESDHLPGLREMTSKHPKQFLDVMTKYFTIMTEKGKLVAGDPELRAISFMMMNFGAFMNELDSKEIFPSVTLDDFIEESVRIFARALTP is encoded by the coding sequence ATGAGTAGAGATCAGCATACAAGCAGTGACGACAAGCTGCTTCAGGCTGCGATCGATCTGATATCCCGGAAGGGCTATAACGGCGTCACGACGCAGGAGATTGCCTCGGCGGCCGGGCTCAGCGAGAAGACTCTATTCCGAAAGTTCGGCAGCAAGCGCAATCTCCTGGAGACGGCGTTCGAACGCTATCATTATGGTCGAGAAATGACAAAGCTGTTCGAAGAAAAGCTCACGGGAGAGCTTACCGCGGACCTGATTTTGATCAGCCGGACGTACCATGACTTGATGATCCGGAACCGGAAGCTGATCACGATCAGCATCAAGGAGAGCGATCATCTCCCGGGACTTCGAGAGATGACCAGCAAGCATCCTAAGCAGTTTCTGGACGTGATGACGAAATATTTTACGATCATGACGGAGAAGGGGAAGCTGGTTGCCGGAGATCCCGAGCTGCGGGCGATCTCGTTTATGATGATGAACTTTGGCGCGTTCATGAACGAGCTGGATTCCAAGGAGATATTTCCTTCCGTAACGCTGGATGACTTTATTGAGGAGAGTGTGCGGATTTTTGCTAGGGCGTTAA